The genomic segment ACATTACAATGTATCATAAAATAGATGGCCTAATAGTATGAGccaatttatacattttaacaaatgtaaggTTTCATTTCCTCACCTAAAACCTGAAGATGTCATTTTGCAAAATCGCCAGCAGAGGGAGACAAACAAGCACCAACTCTGGCACCTGAAGTCTCCTAAATCTCAGAACAGCACTACAGTAAACGTGATTTTCagccttttaaataaaatgtaaaaaaaaaaataaataagactcACCCTCAACAAGACTTTTCTCCTTGGTAAGGTAAAATTTCACAAGTCTATTGGCATCCTGCAGCATGATCTCCAGCTCgttgttttttccatttagcTCTGTAATTTTCTGGTTAATTAAAATAACCTTAAGATACTCGGCAGTTCAAAAGTAAGCATTTATAGAACGTACTGTAAGATGTAAGGTTACTGGGATTAGGATTATTATGATTTTTCAGTGTATAAGGTAGGACTATAACATTTCATATCACACTGTGATTTATTTAGTGTTTGGCAGGTTTTAGTTGTAACGTTATGGCACTTTTACTTTGTTCCAGCTGTAAATGAACACAAACCGCTACAATTAGCCTCCCACCCTGTGTAGCTACATTaagtttttacttctttttactTCCTTACCTGTTCTAGCTGAGTAAACTCCTCCATAAACTTGTCCAGATTAACGCAGTTGAGCTTAATCATTGTAGTAGTCCgagaaaaagcaaaagcttGTAATAAAAACGTTTGTAGTACACAGTCAGTTTCATCAAACTACTATTGGCACTATTCTTCTTTAGCTAGCTGGCTAGCCGATACTTAACTGCACGAGCTTGTGCAACACTAGGCGCACGCGCGTAAAGCTGATTGGGTTGCGTATTACCGCGTACGTACAAATTAAGCACTTAAAATTTTTATtcgcatttttttttaactttctatGAACAGAAGCAGCGATCTGATAAGCTTTAGTTTATAATAAAGTATTCCACCACAAAATAAGAGTTCCCCATGTAACACAGTTAAAATAGCCATGTCATCTGTGCACGCTTAACAATAGGGATTAATAAAGGATTAATAATAAGCCAGACAACAGCACAACTATGAAAGCTGTTTATTTTCAACATACACATTCTGACAATGTACATATAACCTTTAAAGTGAAGTAAATGCAATATCAACCAGAAAActaaatctttgtttcatcagaaaatgaaaataaaatttaaaaatctgtaaaCTGTCCATACACTCAAAAGCAAATACTGATGGAGCATATTAATAGACTTGACAATACAAATCTTTTTTGCAAGCACTGTATTGgcattaaacaaagaaacattataTGTTAAGCATGACCTGTACTGAAAAGCCTTAAGTGAAATTGTTATTGTGATAATGTTTATTCTAAATTATGGAaaggaatgaaaacaatatgaaagcatgaaaattttataaaaagtgGGAAAACTACTTATTagtttataaactttttttacaGGCTACATCGAAACATTTCTTGATGAAGGCTTATGTGTAAAATGCTGATGTTCATGTAAAGCATGtattagtatttgttttatAGAGAGCACTTTAGCCTCTTTTACCTCATGTGTGCACTCACATAAAACATCCAACCCTGCCAGTGGCGGCAATGGGAAGTTAGAGGAGGTAGAGGTGGTGGCAGCACAGGCACTGATGCCTCTCCTAAAATTTTAGGCGAGCTGACATTTAGACACAACCTTGCACAGTCAAATTGTTTCAGAGCTTGTTCCAAATTCTTAATTTTGCACGGTTGGCCATGGATCTACGGTGTGACACTTCCCAAAAGGTCGGGAGTCAGGTAGCCATCTGGTGACGGCATCGTCTTTGGCATTTTGAGCTGCGGGACAGGTGTCGAGTTTGGTGTCAGCAAGAGGCTGTTCTGTCTGTCAACACCTTCTACCACAGTGTAGACAGGAGCAGGAGGAAGCAAGGACATAGGTGTAGTATCCAATTCACAAGAAGGAGATGGTGGTGGGGAACAACCCACATCTTTTGTCTGGCAGGGTTCACCTGCATACCCACAAGATGATCTTGAGCTCATTTTCCTTGCGTTGAGCTCTGATGTGTAACCTCCGGCTTCTGCATTCACCACCAAGTGCGGAAACTCCTCatgctttttctcctcttctggcataatgtatttgtttgagTCTTTACTGGTGGTTTGCTCCATCTCAGGTGATAGCAGTACTTTTCCAGATGACCTCACCTCGCTCACCTGGGTGTACATCACCTCTCTGCCTGGAGCTACAAAAGGAGGCTCTACGGCAGTTCTGCTCAAGACAGGAGAGCTTTGCTCTGAGGTTGGCGTGCACAGCGGTTCTCTGCTGAGGATTTGGTTTGCTATGAGAGGATGGAAAGGTGATGCTTCAGGGTCACTGGGAAGATCTGGGTCGCAGCAGCTAGCTCGGCCTGAGTCATCATCTCTGAAGCCAATAGAGAGGGGAGAGCAGTTGGATGACAGGGAGCGATTCATGAGACAGTCTGTGTCTAGGTCCATAAGCCTGTCGTTCGGCTCTTCAATGTCCAGATCAATAAATTCCACCCAAGGGTCATTGTTGTAGAACTCTGGCCTTTGATCAGGGGGGCCCCCAAGGATAGATGCCAACTCCCTTAGCTTCCCACTCTGTGAAGTAAAGAGACTAGAGAtgatgcacattcagctagcgTGTCAAATCAAATGCTTCAGgaataattcagtttttacaaCTTTAGAATTAGTTTTGTGGCTTTAGCAATTTTTCAATCTGTAACAATAATGTGTtgatggcactgtttgcaatttttggttttctgcataaattggtcatgaaatgtgatatGATCTTCAACACACAAATGTcgacaaacacaatatttccaaGCAGCTAAAACACAAGAATTCATGATTTTTCATGTTGTTATCAAAGGTACCCATTAAGCATACAATAGTTCTTTAATAAGGAAGTGATTgaaccacctttggcagcaataaccttGAGCAAGCACTTCTTGTAGCAATGGATTAGACCTGTAAAACATTCAGGAGGGATTTTGAATCATTCTTTTTTACAGAAGTGCTTCAGCTCAGCTGTCTTGAGCTCAATCCACAGCATCCCTGTTTGATGTCTTGGCTCTTAGTGGGCCACTCCAAAAATGGGGATTTTCTGTCTGAGAAGCCCTCCTGTAATAgatgtatttttacttgtttggggtcattgtcctgctgtaTTACCAAGCATAGCTCATGAAAAGAGCTGTTactttttgagcattttgcatTGTGCCCTTTGAATGATCTTGGGTGGGTGCCCACTTCTATGGAGAGTAGCCATGGTATTAACTGGGGCGGAGCCAGGTTAAAATCTGATTTGCCACCCTAGGTGCCACCCCCTGCCAGAGTGACGAGGTTGGTAGGCATCTGCAGTAAAACTTTCAGCACAAGGAGAAGTGACTAAATATTAAGCTGAAATAAATCCctattattttaattagaaaatataaataacatttttagcaGGTACAACTAGACAGATTATCCTTGCAAAGGATGGATTTCTACGTCCACCAACCTGTTCATTTCTATTTGCTTATGACTATTTGGAGTTAAAAATTGTAGAtaagttaaatggtaaatggtctgctcttATATTGCGCTTTtctacccattcacactcacaatcactaacacacacacacacaccgatgggggagctgctatgctgctagccaacactcaccgggagcaactaagttgtggctcagtgtcttgctcaaggacacttcgacatgtgactggaggaagtggggattgaaccaacaactgctctacctttctgcgccacagtcgcccccaagTACTTGACATTTCTGACGCTAAACAAAGActttataaacaaaatattagcCCATTTATATGAagtttattatttctaaaaatgttttaaaaatttagtTTAAGCCTTTTAAGtaattcaaaatgtcatttatagACAGTATGTCTAACTGTGGACTGACAAATATCTTAAGTCTTTCTTAAGGGTCTTGGCTCATATCAGCAGATGCTTCTTGGGAATAGCAAACTGTcactgttttcagtgtttttataagtCAAGGTAGTTCTAAACCACACCTCCATTCTCAATTCATTGATCTGGACTCCAGTCACATCaaaaaggggtggggggtggggatgaggctggagcctgtcccagctgttaTTGGGAGAGAGGCAAGGTACACCCTGTACAGGTCGCCAGtcttatctcagggccaacacagagaaacatacacagacagacaactcttcacacaatttagagtcaccagttgacccaacatgcatgtctttggattgtgggaagAAAGTGAAGGACATGGAAGAAACCTATGCaagcagaacatgcaaacttcacacaaaggctgcagctgcCAGGTTTGAACCAGGTCCTTTTAAACATCCACCTAAGTTTATGCTACGCCCTACCTATGGAtgagggttgttttttttttggttagttCCAGCTTCATATAATCTTAAGAAAATagtgatgttaaaaaaaatcctagAGACATAGATTCAATTGTTTATACCCCAGTTTATAGAGGGTGATGGCTGATTACAACAATGACGATAATATAATAAATCTCTTGGAGCTAGTTTCATAAACTCTGAAGGGATCTTTTATACTTCTTAGCTGTGTGGAAGCTTCCACTTTTATTGACCAGTACCAGGGTAAAAAATGACTTTAGAAGAAACTAGCTGGACTTATTTCCCAATTAGCAATTGCGACAACCACATTATTGAGTGTGGACGAACTAGCAAGCTTCTGACCGTACCTGTTTCACCTGGACGAGCAAACCTTCTGGTTTATTACACATTGTGTTTAAATTACAGGAAGTCAAAATGTCACGTGTGGGTAAAAAGGATGAATACCTTAAGTAGCTCAGGGTCGATTCCTTTTATTTTAGGTCCAGGAACAGGAGGCAAAAGAATAAACAACAACCttaggcaggaaaaaaaagaaaagggggagaAATGTTAAATTTGACGAAAAAGAAACGAGAATACTGTCACTGTAGAACAACTTTGAAGGACTTGCTAATAACACCAACACTGAGGCTGCTTGACTCACACATTTCTGTAAGCTTTCCTTTGTAAAATACTTACTTTTCCTGCTGTGATATAATAACTGACATCAGGATGGCCACTAAACACAATGCACCAAAGATAAGCAAAGCCACCACTGGTAATCCTGACActgagaaaggaaagacacacaagtgcacacataTTTAATGTAATCATAAACCCctacttaaataaaatgaataaataagttgaaataataaaaaaaaaaaggttttaagttGACAAATGTATAACTTACAGAAGCCAGTAAACATTGCTGGCttggtttatttattcagtaatGGCTTGTGGTGATTCAGACTATTAGGTGGATATTCAAATGTAACATAACCATTATGGAAAGATATATCCTTTAATATTATGAGCACAAAGTCATATTCACACCTCCTACCAATTTGTGTGTCTTGTGTAACCACAGCTGAAAGGCAGGCTTGAATTTTGAATGGTTTATTTGATGGAAACAAAGACATTCAGATCTAAGGGTTAAAGTAAACCTGATAAACCTTTATAAAAGCACTTGGAACAGCTTGGTCTACCTGCCTGTTAACATCGCAGTAAGAACTTACCTTTGGTTGAGATGTGGACAAACACAGAGCTGCTAAATTCTCCAAACTCTTTCCCACCACGCATTTTGCATCGGACTCGAACCTCATTGTTGACATTGGTCTGAAGCCCATAAAGGGAGCATTGTGTGCTCTTAACAAAATCAACCTGTAGAGAAGCAGAGAAGGTTTTACTACTAGAAGCAGCTTTACAGCATCACAATCTTCTActcttaaaaaaatcatttgtttcttttagcaATACTATAAACACTAACTAGAAATCCACATGCTAAAGACATGAAAATAACTCTTCTGATGCACCAAAGTATGTTTTAATATACAAGCACTTCAATTGTATGCAGTATATTAgattataatgtatttttcaaacacataataaaattCTGCGAATACGTTTTATCCAACTGATGCGctctttgcataaaaaaaaaataataaaatgaaacaccCACCACTTTCCACGTGTCTGAGCTGACGTCACGGTACTGGACCTCGTATTGCAGCAGCATCCATCCTGTCTCTACATCTGCAGACTGAGGTGGTTTCCAGCTCAGCAAGATGTCGTAGTAAGTGCTGGTCAGACTCACATTCAGCAGCACCCAGCTCAGGTTGAGAGGAGGCTCTGGTTGCACTAAAGACATTGTGGTATTTTAGGTTGTTTTCAAACCTGTGGTTCATTTGCTCTGATCTGAATCAGTGGATCAGTTTGTAAACTTGGTCCATTTCccttttacaaattaaaaagtcaaaacaaaacaatatacatCACAAGATATGACACAAGAATGTTGTGGTTTGCTCGTTGGTTAAACAGATCTggggcaaaaacacaaaattaggTCGTGTTGTGTAATAGTGAATATTCCTATGAGAAAATTTGCTATGCAACATGGAACAACAATTACACAATTAGCATATTTTCAAAGCTGTGGTGATTATCTAGGCAATAAACCAAGCAAAAAATCCCCAACAGATACTGAAACACTTggtaaaaaaacatattgaaaatacaacactgcttaacactttgtaaagaaGATGTGTTGTCAGATGTTGTTTAGCTAAACTAAGCTGTAGATGGTTCTCAgttcaaaaaacataaaaaaataaatagaaaaaagctTCAGAGTTAATTTGGCATTGAATCAACTCCCCAATCCAGTAAAAGTTCTTGGAGCAGATTGTTTTGCCTATAATAAGTTCTATTATAAGGATATAAACACAACCTTAGTTTTTCACTTCAGTTAAGAAAGAGTAAATTTAATGGTTGTAATTTTTACAATATCACAATATTAGAATGTAATGAATATTAGAATGTTAAATATGTCCTGAGCCAATCCATTGGAAAATCCATTCCATCTTGTCCGGATCACCAAACTCCATAGGATTTCTTATTTAGGGAATCAGTGAAGGTAATTCAATGGTGGAGGTTTTAATAGATAAACCACTCAGAACCGCAAACGTCACCTTCAAAATGGCCAATGGAAAAGTCAGATAATCAGCAAATTCATTCTTGAATGCAACTATGAACTCAAATGGAAGCTTTTCACTGGTTGTTAAGACCTTTCAGTCTGGTCTGAAGTGGTGGACTGACTGTCAGGGGACGCTAAGGGCTAAACATGATGCAGTGAACTCACCAATATCTTGAACGTTGAAGAGGATCTCATCATAGAGCATGGCTTGATCCCTCGAGCGGAGCTGCACGCTGTAAGATGTCCATATGGTTGTGTGGTTCTCGTTAAAGAAGCATTCATTTGACTGGTCAGTGCTGTAGTGAGGGCACTCGCTCCACTCTTGTAGAGATAAATACGGGGATCTGCATGGTGGGAGAAAGACACAACAGCAATTCAGTGATTACATTATGAGGTATCCTGTGAACAAAGCTGACATTTTGGCCCGTTAACCTGAAAGGAAGTTCccctgttgtccaaaaactaataaaagtatCAATGAGCTATATAGTTTTCCTTTATTGTGAATGCACATACGTTGCATACTGACTAGAGAACCAAAAATGCATTAATCCAATTCTTCCTGTTTGCTAAAAAATTGTTTagtgtattttattaaacaatgaaaaagtaTACGtcacatttttgtgtctttggtgTTTGAATTTAGCATCTTTTCAGTAAGAATCAGTTCACTTGCAGCTGGACTGCAGCTGCAAGAAAGATGAATTGTACCTGCCTGCAACAGATTTTGTTAAGCCTGGGTCGAGGTCGAACAGTTGGGATGCATACAACAGGAATGTCCTGTCCTAAACGGGAATGTCCACAGTTCAAGTGGTAGCTTTTTGgacatgtttctttctttaaatctgtctttttaaGGCCTAAAATAGTCTTACAAACTATACTTGTAGACTTATGCACTCAGAAATGCACTTTTTCCccaatttatttaatgttgaCTAGTTCCCAAGGTTATggcattttaaaagttaaacctaaactgaactttttttcctcttccacACAGGGTGAACACACATTCTTTAAAACACACTCCTGGATCAGTTTTCTTACtactgatgataaaagaacatttaaactaGTTGATTaatatgttaggtttagggttactTTAAGTTTATGGTTTTAGTGTAGTTCCTATTATTGTCTTTTCATTCATGCACTCTGCTTAGAAAgtgcacattttgtgttttattttaaaatctaacgTATTTGTACTGTGCGTAGTTGTGTCCAAATATTGTAAAGAACTGAATAACttcttttgttaatattttaggCCATTCGTTGAACATATCGAGA from the Channa argus isolate prfri chromosome 18, Channa argus male v1.0, whole genome shotgun sequence genome contains:
- the ghrb gene encoding growth hormone receptor b — its product is MAAALTMLYFVLHVFTASALEPSSEKVLDQRRPHLTGCVSTNMETFHCRWSVGSFHKLSDPGELRLFYINKKSPYLSLQEWSECPHYSTDQSNECFFNENHTTIWTSYSVQLRSRDQAMLYDEILFNVQDIVQPEPPLNLSWVLLNVSLTSTYYDILLSWKPPQSADVETGWMLLQYEVQYRDVSSDTWKVVDFVKSTQCSLYGLQTNVNNEVRVRCKMRGGKEFGEFSSSVFVHISTKVSGLPVVALLIFGALCLVAILMSVIISQQEKLLFILLPPVPGPKIKGIDPELLKSGKLRELASILGGPPDQRPEFYNNDPWVEFIDLDIEEPNDRLMDLDTDCLMNRSLSSNCSPLSIGFRDDDSGRASCCDPDLPSDPEASPFHPLIANQILSREPLCTPTSEQSSPVLSRTAVEPPFVAPGREVMYTQVSEVRSSGKVLLSPEMEQTTSKDSNKYIMPEEEKKHEEFPHLVVNAEAGGYTSELNARKMSSRSSCGYAGEPCQTKDVGCSPPPSPSCELDTTPMSLLPPAPVYTVVEGVDRQNSLLLTPNSTPVPQLKMPKTMPSPDGYLTPDLLGSVTP